Within the Telopea speciosissima isolate NSW1024214 ecotype Mountain lineage chromosome 4, Tspe_v1, whole genome shotgun sequence genome, the region CCACTCCTTTCCATCATCAATTAATTCATTTAATAGGGAGAGgtaatttagctcgtctccatgGAGTCCAGTATGTCTAGGGTGCTGTCAGTCATTGGGTTGTACTGAACACATTTCTAGGCGTGCATCGAGATGAATGTAACATAGTTCGATCGTTGAATGTCCCCCTGATAGCACCCTGGACgttgggctccctagagacaaTCCTGATCCGGTAATTTGAGGGTACGCCGTACACCAACATCGAACCTTTGATAGTGTTAGCTCATGTCCTGGCACCTGGGCCTCTCTCCTGTTGAAGTGTATCTCCTGATCTCCAACATGCATTGATGACTTCCTAGATTTGGAGTTCCGTTGTCAGCAGCAGGAACCAAAATTACTGTAGTGGAAATCAAgagatttaaaaagaaaaaaaataataattatggATTAGCCTGTTcataggcctgtaaacggatcagattcggctaggatacggatcggatgtaatcgaaTTCGAATATTTTCTAGtcgaatatggatacctctaaacggattcggctggattcggatgcggattgaattcggattttcgaccatccgtttatacctctgtcttgtgtaacccgaaccttcctccccctagtggatacaattcactctcaatccgtagttttagatcatgattctcttctccttatattctagaacctattgaatcttcaaaaacccttaaggtcgttatttacttaattttaaaaaatcaagtattcggattcgaatttttatcggagtattcggattttttttcagaTATCTCAAATCGAATATGAATAcccctaaacagatacggatgcggatcgaatttagattttcggttatccatttacagccctacctgTTCATACTTCATGAGTGTTTATCATGGTTGTAGGTATCATGTTTTGTTCAATATCGGTTGTATCGGTATTGTAACAGATTTCATGACCCATATCGAACAATTTGTTCTCTCAGACAATGATatcttccctttattttttacattttcaccCTTATCCATATCATGCAGTATCGGCAGTATATTGATATGGATTGGCTGATATGGTCAATGCCAAACTGATACTAAAAACCATGGGGTTTATTGATGGTCTACCTATTCGAATCACATAGCAGGTCTAAAATTTTGTAAATGTAAACCCTCAATCAAGACCACTGCTCACGTTGCAGATCAAATAGAGTTGGTAAGTgataataaaattttgaaaaaatccaaaacctccaAAGGAAGTATAACAATACTCAGATTTTCAAAAGAAAGGTGCATGAAAATGGGAGCATACATGATTGAATCGGGTATCGGTAGTATCGGCTATCCTGAAAACCATTATGATACCGATACTAATCAGTCCGGATTGGATAATTTTGCCCTTGATTTTTTGACAGTTTTATCCCTGTTCTGTACTATGACCATTCTCAGACCTCGTAGTGACTGGAGTCTCGTGCACTGGATTCTCTCTTTAACCACAATCTGTAGGATTCCACCGGTACAGAATCAGCCAAACATTTGGGTCGGTGATTAGTGATACCGTTACAGATCGCCTGACCGCTACCTCAAACTTGGTCATATCAGCCAGCCACATGGCATAAGTTAAATACCGGACGGTCCATTGTATCCTTTTACCCGACGGTGCTAATGTCACATTGTTCTATCCATCTCTGCAACTGTTAGGTTGAGACACTCCTATCTCTAGAGTTCGCCAATTGCTAGAAATCCGAGGAGCCCAGAAAGGGACCAGCCACCACTGAAGAGTGAGTGAGCGAGGGTAAGAGTGATAGTGAGAAGGAGAAAATATGGGTAGTCTCTATATCTCTGTATCCACTTTATTTCTGATGATATTTACAGCTTCAGAGCTGTTGTTCAGAGGGGATTCGAAAACGTATTGGGGAGACGTGAAAGGCTTGAAAGAGCTGAAGAAGGGGCTTGACAATGGGTCAGTGACTCCTGGATCTTGTCTGAGCTCATGGGTCTTCTCCGTCGACCCCTGCGACTACGTCTTCAGCGACCGCTTCACCTGTGGCTTCCGATGCGACCTCGTCGTTTCCGGCATGAACCGGGTAACGGGGGTCAGTCTCGACCAAGCTGGCTACACTGGTTCACTTTCTTCCTCCGCCTGCAACTACCTCCCTTACTTGGAAATCCTCGACCTGGCCTACAATTCTTTGTCCGGTTCCATCCCGACCTCTCTTTCCAACCTCACGCGTCTCCGCCGCCTTTCTCTCTCGGGAAACTCTTTCTCCGGCGAGATACCCACTTCGATTGGCTCTCTCTCTGCTCTAGAGGAGCTCTATCTCGACTGGAACCAGCTTCAGGGCTCAATCCCCGCGAGCTTCAAGGGTCTGGCCAGCCTCAAGAGGCTGGAGCTCCAGGGGAATAGGATCTCCGGCGAGTTACCCGATCTGGGTTCCCTCAAGAACCTCAGTTTCTTGGATGCGAGCGACAATGCGATCTCCGGGGGAGCTCCGGTGGGTTTGCCCGGTTCCCTGGTTGAGATTGTCATGAGGAACAACAGTCTGGAAGGGAATCTCTCGGAGAAAATCAAAATCAGGGATTTGGGGTTTCTGCAGGTGATGGATCTGAGCCACAACCGATTGTCGGGCGCTGTTCCATCGATTGTGTTCCAGCACCCGTCTCTGCAACAGCTTACTCTAACCCACAATCGGCTGTCATCGATACAGGTTCCCAGAGACAGGGGAGCCCGTAGCGAGCTGGTGGCCCTGGATCTGAGCTACAACGAGCTTCAAGGATTGTTGCCGGCATTCATGGGGATAATGCCGAAGCTGTCGGCCCTGTCGATGGAGAAGAACAAGTTCACAGGGATGATACCGTCTCAGTACGCACTGAAGGCGGCGGTGCCAAGTGAGGGAACATCACCGTTTGCGAGGTTATTGCTTGGGGGGAACTACTTGTTTGGGCCAATACCAGGGCCGTTAATGGCGTTGAAACCGGGCAGTGCGAACGTGAGCTTGGTGGATAACTGCTTGTTCAAGTGCCCAG harbors:
- the LOC122658163 gene encoding LRR receptor-like serine/threonine-protein kinase RGI5 — its product is MGSLYISVSTLFLMIFTASELLFRGDSKTYWGDVKGLKELKKGLDNGSVTPGSCLSSWVFSVDPCDYVFSDRFTCGFRCDLVVSGMNRVTGVSLDQAGYTGSLSSSACNYLPYLEILDLAYNSLSGSIPTSLSNLTRLRRLSLSGNSFSGEIPTSIGSLSALEELYLDWNQLQGSIPASFKGLASLKRLELQGNRISGELPDLGSLKNLSFLDASDNAISGGAPVGLPGSLVEIVMRNNSLEGNLSEKIKIRDLGFLQVMDLSHNRLSGAVPSIVFQHPSLQQLTLTHNRLSSIQVPRDRGARSELVALDLSYNELQGLLPAFMGIMPKLSALSMEKNKFTGMIPSQYALKAAVPSEGTSPFARLLLGGNYLFGPIPGPLMALKPGSANVSLVDNCLFKCPETFFFCEGGVQKSSMDCKSFEPVIPRY